The following proteins come from a genomic window of Lolium rigidum isolate FL_2022 chromosome 5, APGP_CSIRO_Lrig_0.1, whole genome shotgun sequence:
- the LOC124651264 gene encoding putative disease resistance protein At5g47280: MDPGRILFDQLAGDAVKELLRAVTGTFLCRSTAERLRRTVEPLLPLVQHPHPAGALRSSAELGDLAARLREALDLARRAAASPRWNVYRAAQLARRMEAADQGIARWLARHATVSVLDGVRRLRDEADARIGRLERRVEEVSAAMQASPPAMSLPVPLPPPSKGMAMSLPVAPPPAKGVEVATPAAKGGMCTPMDLEIPEEDFDKKGGDLLGSGIKVGKDKVKEMVMSGGPGWEVVGICGMGGSGKTTLAMEIYKDQKVQGYFNNRIFFETVSQSANLETIKMRLWEQISSNIVLGAYNQIPEWQLKLGPRDKGPVLVILDDVWSLSQLEELVFKFPGCKTLVISRLKFPTLVTRTYEMKLLGEEEALSVFCTAAFDQECVPQTVDKKLVKQVAAECRGLPLALKVIGASLRDQPPMIWLSAKNRLSRGESISDSHETKLLERMAASVECLSGKVRECFLDLGCFPEDKKIPLDVLINIWMEIHDLEEPDAFAILMELSNKNLLTLVNDAQNKAGDLYSNYHDYSVTQHDVLRDLALHMSGRDSLNKRGRLVMPRREESLPRDWQRNKDTPFEAQIVSIHTGEMKESDWFQMSFPKAEVLILNFASSVYYLPPFIATMQNLKALVLINYGTTSAALDNLSAFTMLSDLRSLWLEKITLPPLPKSTIPLKSLRKISLVLCELNNSLRGSTIDLSMTFPCLSNLTIDHCVDLKQLPPSICEISSLDSISISNCHDLTELPYELGKLHCLSILRVYACPALWKLPPSVCSLKRLKYLDISQCINLTDLPEELGHLTNLEKIDMRECSRLRSLPRSSSSLKSLGHVVCDEETAMLWREAEQVIPDLRVQVAEECYNLDWLAD, translated from the exons ATGGACCCAGGCCGGATCCTGTTCGACCAGCTGGCCGGCGACGCGGTGAAGGAGCTGCTGCGCGCGGTGACCGGCACCTTCCTCTGCCGCTCCACCGCCGAGCGCCTGCGCCGCACCGTCGAGCCGCTCCTGCCCCTCGTCCAGCACCCGCACCCCGCCGGCGCCCTCCGCAGCAGCGCCGAGCTCGGCGACCTGGCCGCGCGGCTCCGGGAGGCGCTCGACCtggcgcgccgcgccgccgcctccccgcgcTGGAACGTGTACCGCGCCGCGCAGCTCGCGCGCCGCATGGAGGCCGCCGACCAGGGCATCGCGCGCTGGCTGGCGCGCCACGCCACCGTCAGCGTGCTCGACGGCGTGCGCCGGCTCCGCGACGAGGCCGACGCGCGCATCGGCCGCCTCGAGCGCCGCGTCGAGGAGGTCTCCGCCGCCATGCAGGCTTCCCCGCCCGCCATGTCCCTCCCCgtcccgctgccgccgccctccaagggcatggccatgtccctgcccgtcgcgccgccgccggccaaggGTGTGGAGGTCGCGACGCCGGCGGCCAAGGGCGGCATGTGCACGCCTATGGATCTTGAGATCCCGGAGGAGGATTTCGACAAAAAAGGCGGCGACTTGCTCGGGAGCGGCATCAAGGTAGGCAAAGACAAGGTGAAGGAGATGGTCATGAGCGGCGGCCCCGGCTGGGAGGTCGTCGGCATCTGCGGCATGGGCGGCAGCGGCAAGACCACGCTCGCCATGGAGATCTACAAGGATCAGAAGGTCCAAG GCTACTTCAACAATAGGATCTTCTTCGAGACGGTCTCGCAATCAGCAAATTTGGAGACAATCAAGATGAGGCTGTGGGAGCAGATCAGCAGCAACATCGTGCTTGGCGCGTACAACCAGATCCCGGAGTGGCAGCTCAAGTTAGGACCAAGGGACAAAGGACCAGTCCTTGTTATACTTGATGATGTGTGGTCTCTCTCGCAGCTCGAGGAGCTCGTCTTCAAGTTCCCTGGCTGCAAGACTCTTGTCATATCAAGGTTGAAGTTCCCTACGCTCGTCACACGGACCTATGAGATGAAATTACTCGGCGAAGAGGAGGCCTTGTCTGTCTTCTGCACTGCTGCCTTTGATCAGGAGTGTGTTCCTCAGACTGTTGACAAGAAGCTGGTTAAGCAGGTGGCTGCTGAGTGCAGAGGGCTTCCGCTAGCTCTGAAGGTTATCGGTGCATCCTTGCGTGATCAGCCTCCTATGATATGGTTGAGCGCGAAGAACCGCTTGTCACGAGGAGAGTCTATCTCCGACTCGCATGAGACCAAACTCCTGGAGAGGATGGCTGCAAGCGTCGAGTGCTTGTCAGGAAAGGTTAGAGAATGTTTCCTTGATCTGGGTTGCTTCCCAGAGGATAAGAAGATCCCTCTTGACGTGTTGATCAACATTTGGATGGAGATACATGATCTTGAAGAGCCAGATGCTTTCGCCATCCTAATGGAGCTGTCGAACAAAAACCTGCTTACCTTAGTTAATGATGCACA GAATAAAGCTGGAGATTTATACAGTAACTATCATGACTATTCTGTGACGCAACATGATGTGTTGCGGGATCTGGCACTTCACATGAGTGGGCGTGATTCTCTGAACAAACGGGGGCGATTAGTAATGCCAAGAAGAGAAGAATCACTTCCCAGAGATTGGCAGAGAAATAAGGACACTCCCTTCGAAGCTCAGATAGTTTCCATTCACACAG GTGAGATGAAAGAATCTGACTGGTTCCAGATGAGCTTCCCCAAGGCAGAAGTTCTTATCCTCAACTTCGCCTCAAGTGTGTACTACCTCCCGCCGTTCATCGCAACTATGCAGAACCTGAAGGCCCTGGTGCTAATCAACTATGGTACTACCAGTGCTGCCCTTGACAACTTATCCGCCTTCACCATGCTCAGTGACCTCCGGAGCCTCTGGCTAGAGAAGATCACACTCCCACCACTGCCAAAAAGCACAATCCCGTTGAAGAGCCTGCGCAAGATCTCTCTCGTGCTCTGTGAGTTAAACAACAGTCTAAGAGGGTCAACGATCGACCTCTCTATGACATTCCCGTGCCTATCCAATCTCACCATCGACCACTGTGTAGATCTAAAGCAGTTGCCACCTAGTATATGTGAGATCAGTTCGCTGGATAGCATCTCCATCTCAAACTGCCACGACCTCACCGAGCTGCCGTACGAGTTGGGCAAGCTGCACTGCCTTAGCATCCTGCGCGTGTACGCCTGCCCGGCGCTGTGGAAGCTCCCGCCGTCGGTGTGCAGCCTGAAGAGGCTGAAGTACCTTGACATATCGCAGTGCATCAACCTGACGGACCTCCCGGAGGAGCTCGGCCACCTGACTAACCTGGAGAAGATCGACATGAGGGAGTGCTCGCGGCTCAGGAGCCTCCCGAGGTCCTCTTCCTCGCTCAAGTCCCTCGGCCACGTCGTGTGCGACGAGGAGACGGCGATGCTTTGGAGAGAGGCTGAGCAGGTCATCCCAGACCTCCGCGTGCAGGTAGCAGAAGAGTGTTATAATCTGGACTGGCTTGCAGACTGA